A single region of the Bdellovibrio sp. GT3 genome encodes:
- a CDS encoding MFS transporter, with translation MNDSSLWSPLKISVYRNFWICAFLSNLGTWIQDVAASWVMTHLSTSPLIISLLSFTSNLPVVFLSIAAGYFADLGFRRRILLISESMMFVAAAVLAYLVWSENITEGLLLLLSLVMGIGFALSNPPFQSVLTDLVPSEKQAQAVLVYYIGINVTRVLGPTIGGVILGGAGPAIAFLLNSLSFLGLILFFWKWPVKEAAVPKDEKKEVKFSQDEFNFLFSFHNMKLWVEIFIVTFFASSLWALYPTRGRVELGLNSWQYGSLLGFLGLGACFSSIYSSKIMQPERTSLSLAGAYFVYAVGLFFIGVAPSYIFMCQGMFFAGIGWLILATLMNMSSRQLTGKSHLKATMLGVFLAVFYAGMALGSVSWGAFARMGTSTAAMTTSAAGLTVIALYKFLSSKKIVES, from the coding sequence ATGAATGATTCATCACTGTGGTCGCCACTAAAAATTTCGGTTTATCGTAACTTTTGGATCTGTGCTTTTTTGTCAAATCTTGGAACTTGGATTCAGGATGTGGCAGCAAGCTGGGTGATGACACATCTATCGACTTCGCCCCTTATCATTTCACTTTTATCTTTCACCAGTAATTTACCAGTCGTGTTCTTAAGTATCGCCGCGGGATATTTTGCGGACCTGGGATTTCGTCGTCGGATTTTATTGATTTCTGAAAGCATGATGTTCGTCGCGGCGGCAGTGCTGGCGTACTTGGTCTGGTCTGAAAACATCACAGAGGGACTGTTGTTATTGTTGTCACTGGTCATGGGGATTGGGTTTGCTCTTTCAAATCCACCGTTTCAAAGTGTTCTGACTGATTTGGTACCCAGTGAAAAACAGGCGCAGGCCGTCTTGGTTTATTATATCGGTATCAACGTCACGCGGGTTCTGGGACCGACAATCGGTGGAGTTATTCTGGGTGGTGCCGGCCCGGCGATTGCGTTCCTGTTGAATAGTTTATCTTTTCTGGGGCTGATTTTATTTTTCTGGAAGTGGCCAGTGAAAGAGGCAGCCGTTCCCAAGGACGAGAAAAAAGAAGTTAAATTCAGCCAGGATGAATTCAATTTTCTGTTCTCGTTTCACAACATGAAGTTGTGGGTGGAAATTTTCATCGTTACATTTTTCGCCTCGAGTTTGTGGGCACTGTATCCGACCCGCGGGCGCGTGGAGTTGGGGTTGAACAGCTGGCAGTACGGTTCATTGCTAGGATTTTTAGGTCTAGGAGCTTGTTTTAGTTCAATTTACTCCAGCAAGATCATGCAGCCAGAGCGAACATCCCTGTCACTGGCGGGAGCTTACTTTGTCTATGCCGTCGGCTTGTTTTTCATTGGTGTGGCCCCTAGTTATATTTTCATGTGCCAAGGGATGTTCTTTGCGGGGATTGGCTGGCTGATTTTGGCGACATTGATGAACATGAGTTCCCGACAGTTGACGGGCAAATCTCATTTGAAAGCCACCATGCTGGGTGTGTTTCTGGCTGTGTTCTATGCGGGTATGGCACTGGGATCTGTCAGTTGGGGTGCGTTTGCGCGCATGGGAACTTCGACAGCTGCAATGACAACATCAGCGGCTGGACTTACGGTCATTGCTTTGTATAAGTTTTTAAGCTCCAAGAAAATCGTCGAGTCATAG
- a CDS encoding DUF5602 domain-containing protein, translated as MKILFFFFLLTSMAHAETTELGPPENIGLGQASSFVKKDDAQNITSLGIVFSGKVLEGLPADVSGHEYEYILKLPAGVTIPPFNHLTMNWNPHGHDPDVIYGVPHFDFHFYFISEHQRHQIKCDGSDDAVCMKQPIAEYKPAYYIAGPGGVPMMGWHWVDLRSPEFNGKPFTATYIYGFYNGEMIFLEPMIALSYLQTKPQFAADIPLPQKVAFPGKYPNRYSLSYDSVQDTYWLSLENLTDITGLN; from the coding sequence ATGAAAATATTATTTTTCTTTTTTCTTCTTACTTCCATGGCCCATGCTGAAACAACGGAGCTGGGTCCCCCCGAGAATATTGGTTTGGGGCAGGCATCAAGTTTCGTAAAGAAAGATGATGCCCAAAACATAACCTCCTTGGGAATTGTCTTTTCTGGCAAAGTTTTGGAAGGACTTCCGGCAGATGTGAGCGGGCATGAGTATGAATACATTCTAAAGCTTCCCGCAGGAGTTACGATCCCTCCGTTCAATCACCTCACAATGAATTGGAATCCGCACGGTCACGACCCTGATGTTATTTATGGAGTTCCCCATTTTGATTTTCATTTTTACTTTATAAGCGAACATCAGCGTCACCAGATCAAGTGTGATGGATCAGACGATGCCGTCTGTATGAAGCAACCCATCGCTGAATATAAACCTGCCTACTACATTGCGGGACCCGGTGGCGTGCCGATGATGGGGTGGCATTGGGTGGATCTGCGCTCGCCGGAATTTAATGGTAAGCCTTTTACGGCGACCTATATTTATGGGTTTTATAATGGTGAGATGATTTTCCTGGAGCCGATGATCGCGCTATCGTATTTACAGACGAAACCGCAATTCGCGGCAGACATTCCACTTCCTCAGAAAGTGGCTTTTCCAGGAAAGTATCCGAACCGTTATTCTTTAAGTTATGATTCTGTTCAAGACACCTATTGGTTGTCTCTCGAAAACCTGACAGATATCACGGGGCTGAATTAA
- a CDS encoding NfeD family protein, with amino-acid sequence MNSLFVSVLLLMMLGTSVSQAATCTLAVTVNDAITASTTDYLERAEKRAVENGCESIFVRVNTPGGSLQSTRRIVERMLASKIPYLCLITPQGGHAGSAGAIILQACHVNGGVKATNVGAATPILGTGEKMPDDLRNKMINDTVSWLEGVTKLRCRDLKFSKEIVTDAKSYSSTEAVEMKALDILGEDESDFLQKSEGRKVLIAGNETIAVKVGDLREFSPDTRYRILSFIADPEFAYLLFMGSLGLLYVELTHPGLVAPGVIGGIGLVFSLIAFHKLEVVWGGLALILLGIAFLIAEIFIPSFGILGIGGLVSLFVGSVFLFDKATGYSLPYTVILPVVLAIGAVFFGIGYLALKTLRLKSKDSDADLKDSVGKVTTVDETGHKGQISIMGETWNFVSEDSLKAGERVTVTARQGLTLNVKRYNKEQV; translated from the coding sequence GTGAACTCGCTCTTTGTCTCTGTACTTCTGTTAATGATGTTGGGGACAAGCGTGTCCCAGGCTGCGACCTGCACACTGGCTGTGACCGTTAATGATGCTATCACAGCATCAACCACTGATTATCTGGAAAGAGCTGAAAAGCGCGCCGTCGAAAATGGCTGCGAATCCATATTCGTCAGAGTGAATACGCCGGGTGGAAGTCTGCAAAGCACGCGAAGAATCGTGGAGCGCATGCTGGCCTCAAAAATTCCTTACCTGTGCCTGATCACTCCGCAAGGAGGACACGCCGGCAGTGCGGGCGCGATCATTCTGCAAGCCTGTCATGTCAATGGGGGAGTGAAGGCCACCAATGTCGGGGCGGCGACGCCGATTCTGGGTACTGGCGAAAAAATGCCGGACGATCTTCGTAACAAGATGATCAATGATACCGTCAGCTGGCTGGAAGGCGTTACCAAGCTTCGCTGTCGTGATTTAAAGTTTTCCAAAGAAATTGTCACAGATGCCAAGTCATACAGCTCCACTGAAGCGGTTGAAATGAAAGCCCTGGATATTTTGGGTGAGGATGAATCAGACTTTCTGCAAAAGTCCGAAGGACGAAAAGTCCTGATCGCGGGCAATGAAACTATCGCAGTCAAAGTTGGCGATCTGCGCGAGTTCTCTCCGGATACGCGCTATCGTATTTTAAGCTTCATCGCAGATCCGGAGTTTGCCTATTTGCTTTTCATGGGAAGTTTGGGGCTGTTGTATGTGGAACTGACACATCCGGGGCTGGTGGCACCAGGTGTGATCGGTGGCATTGGTCTGGTGTTTTCCCTGATCGCATTTCACAAATTGGAAGTCGTATGGGGCGGTCTTGCCTTGATCCTTCTGGGAATTGCCTTTTTGATCGCAGAAATATTCATTCCAAGCTTTGGGATATTGGGTATCGGTGGTCTAGTATCGCTGTTCGTTGGAAGTGTATTCCTGTTTGATAAAGCCACTGGATATTCATTGCCATACACAGTGATCCTGCCAGTGGTGCTGGCCATTGGGGCTGTGTTCTTTGGTATTGGATATTTGGCTTTAAAAACTTTGCGTCTGAAGTCCAAGGACTCGGATGCAGATTTGAAAGATTCTGTAGGCAAGGTGACCACGGTCGACGAGACAGGACACAAAGGACAGATCAGTATCATGGGGGAAACCTGGAATTTTGTTTCCGAGGATTCCCTGAAAGCTGGTGAGCGGGTCACGGTGACGGCTCGTCAGGGTTTAACTTTAAATGTAAAAAGATATAACAAGGAGCAAGTGTAA
- a CDS encoding slipin family protein — protein MEFMIIILVFAGIILSAMVKILNEWDRGVVLRLGKAVGVRGPGLIILIPFIEKMIKVDTRTIAMDVKPQDVITKDNVSMQVNAVVYFKVISPMEAITKIEDFYFATSQLAQTTLRSVMGQYPLDDVLEHRDKINGALQGILDKHTESWGIKVTMVEVKQIDLPKEMQRAMAREAEAERERRAKVISADGEVQRSEKLAAASQMLASSPSALQLAYLQTLTEIAGDKTNTIIFPLPLDMVRPFLNAANEN, from the coding sequence ATGGAATTTATGATAATTATACTGGTGTTCGCAGGTATCATCCTGAGCGCCATGGTTAAAATTTTGAATGAGTGGGATCGTGGTGTGGTTCTGCGTCTGGGTAAAGCTGTCGGAGTGCGCGGACCTGGTTTGATTATTTTGATTCCCTTCATCGAGAAAATGATCAAAGTCGATACTCGTACAATTGCCATGGACGTAAAACCTCAAGACGTGATCACGAAAGACAACGTCTCCATGCAGGTGAACGCTGTGGTTTATTTCAAAGTGATCTCGCCAATGGAAGCGATCACTAAAATTGAAGACTTCTATTTTGCTACAAGTCAGTTGGCGCAAACCACTTTGCGTTCTGTGATGGGCCAATACCCATTGGATGACGTGCTTGAACACCGTGATAAGATCAACGGCGCACTTCAAGGCATTCTTGATAAGCATACTGAGTCGTGGGGAATCAAAGTAACGATGGTTGAAGTGAAGCAAATCGACCTTCCCAAAGAAATGCAACGTGCGATGGCGCGTGAGGCAGAGGCTGAGCGTGAACGCCGTGCGAAGGTTATTAGCGCCGACGGGGAGGTTCAGCGTTCTGAAAAGCTTGCGGCCGCTTCCCAAATGCTGGCAAGTTCCCCATCTGCTCTGCAGTTGGCGTATTTGCAGACTTTGACAGAGATTGCTGGCGATAAGACCAACACAATCATCTTCCCATTGCCGCTGGATATGGTTAGACCGTTCCTGAACGCCGCAAACGAAAACTAG
- a CDS encoding SpoIID/LytB domain-containing protein, with protein sequence MRIFWAITCFIVALTLAISDVQAQTPAKTAPQFDKELVRVRILTNSKKVQVAGQSLRFQILSQPYRPVAIPQSGAAEVRVMRKNGKHVWALRLNNRDNEHLFKEKYLMIQGENLRVGGQSLPSRVMLAKGAGDQVDVVGVLPLDEYIAGVLASEMPISWPLETLKAQAVAARSYALAVMAEREDKAYHLESSVLDQVFRHIAGDDSDPKLKKALQAVHETAGIKLIDRSHKVLKAYYHADCGGHTTHAKNVWSGGVNSGVAVDNSCPTNPKANWTVKFTRSEIADKLKLPSIQEITLDRMTGDTRIRGVQVAVNETDSKYISANEFRQALGFTELRSTLFDLKKNQDEFVFTGRGFGHGVGLCQWGSRALGLKGKNFNQILKHYYPAAQIAQN encoded by the coding sequence TTGAGAATTTTCTGGGCAATCACCTGCTTCATAGTTGCACTCACCTTGGCGATTTCCGATGTGCAGGCACAGACTCCCGCTAAAACAGCTCCGCAATTTGACAAAGAACTGGTTCGAGTTCGCATTTTAACAAACTCCAAAAAAGTTCAAGTCGCTGGTCAAAGTCTGCGTTTTCAGATTCTGTCACAACCGTATCGTCCTGTGGCGATCCCACAAAGTGGTGCAGCTGAAGTGCGCGTGATGCGAAAAAATGGCAAACACGTCTGGGCGTTGCGCCTGAACAATCGCGATAATGAGCATCTGTTTAAGGAAAAGTATCTGATGATCCAAGGCGAGAACCTGCGCGTCGGTGGTCAAAGCCTTCCATCCCGTGTGATGCTGGCTAAGGGTGCCGGCGATCAAGTGGATGTGGTAGGTGTGTTGCCATTGGATGAATATATCGCAGGTGTCCTGGCTTCAGAAATGCCGATCAGCTGGCCGTTGGAAACGTTGAAGGCTCAGGCCGTGGCCGCAAGATCATATGCACTGGCAGTGATGGCAGAGCGTGAAGACAAAGCCTATCACTTGGAAAGCTCCGTGTTGGATCAGGTGTTTCGTCATATTGCTGGGGACGATTCCGATCCCAAGCTAAAGAAAGCCCTTCAGGCTGTGCATGAAACTGCGGGAATCAAACTTATCGATCGCAGTCATAAAGTTTTAAAAGCCTACTATCACGCCGACTGCGGGGGACACACGACTCACGCAAAAAATGTGTGGAGTGGGGGCGTTAACAGCGGTGTTGCCGTTGATAATTCCTGCCCGACAAATCCCAAAGCCAACTGGACGGTGAAATTCACCCGTTCAGAGATTGCCGATAAATTGAAACTTCCATCCATTCAGGAAATCACGTTGGATCGCATGACTGGCGACACCCGTATTCGTGGCGTGCAGGTCGCAGTCAATGAAACAGATAGCAAATATATCTCAGCGAATGAATTTCGTCAGGCCCTGGGATTTACAGAGTTGCGAAGCACATTGTTTGACCTGAAAAAGAATCAGGATGAATTTGTGTTTACGGGGCGTGGGTTTGGTCATGGTGTCGGACTTTGTCAGTGGGGCAGCAGAGCCTTGGGACTTAAAGGGAAAAACTTTAATCAGATTTTAAAGCACTACTATCCAGCTGCGCAAATAGCTCAGAACTAA
- a CDS encoding substrate-binding periplasmic protein encodes MALSKPIKILVEDSWPPFAFKKDNRPVGMSVDIVLKAFKNAGEEVELVQVPYTRCIAQTQTGKYVACFNSARSKELDLSVVFPKEPLFKSKGLIIANAITAKKKPSKIKDLEGQSVALPAEFPFGKEFDDNMNINKVFTSSDQTSLMMLKSNRVSFAAVDEFVYYYYLRTTPEFKNQFQIVMEMSEEPIYVHFSKSHKDTKELVKKFELGLGMLKASGGYNDILENWVGVKGQKRVQIFSFTPKVQAFEAVPSLPPFDFYY; translated from the coding sequence GTGGCCCTATCTAAACCGATTAAAATCCTTGTCGAAGACTCCTGGCCTCCATTTGCATTTAAAAAAGACAATCGCCCCGTAGGGATGTCCGTTGATATCGTCCTGAAAGCATTTAAAAATGCTGGCGAAGAGGTCGAACTCGTCCAAGTCCCCTACACTCGTTGTATTGCGCAAACTCAAACCGGCAAATATGTCGCCTGTTTTAATTCCGCCCGCTCCAAGGAGCTGGATCTTTCCGTTGTTTTTCCCAAAGAGCCTCTCTTTAAAAGCAAAGGCCTGATCATCGCCAACGCCATCACCGCCAAAAAGAAACCCTCAAAGATCAAAGATCTGGAAGGGCAATCCGTGGCTCTGCCGGCGGAGTTTCCTTTTGGTAAAGAGTTCGACGACAACATGAATATCAATAAAGTCTTCACTTCCAGTGATCAGACCTCGTTGATGATGCTTAAATCCAATCGTGTCTCGTTCGCGGCGGTGGATGAGTTTGTCTACTACTACTATTTAAGGACGACTCCCGAATTCAAAAACCAGTTTCAAATCGTCATGGAGATGTCTGAAGAACCCATTTATGTTCACTTTTCCAAGTCCCACAAGGACACCAAGGAACTGGTTAAAAAGTTTGAATTGGGTTTGGGCATGCTAAAGGCTTCTGGGGGCTACAACGACATCCTGGAAAACTGGGTTGGCGTCAAAGGTCAAAAGCGTGTGCAGATTTTCTCTTTCACACCGAAGGTACAAGCATTCGAGGCAGTGCCTTCACTGCCTCCGTTTGATTTCTATTATTAG
- a CDS encoding site-specific tyrosine recombinase — MELPLWIDFFDELQNVRGRSQNTVMAYRRDLELYIEYRKTHNNVTGFYEFMKKQKLSTRSQARVISSLRTYFKFCETRGHNSPELRELRPPKVKVGLPKVLTPQEFQQLFDAAEVNDPVKTARNQLTLLFLYGLGCRVSELISLNVTDFNQTDRWIKVLGKGSKERLVPLTEKLAETLTQYLREHRSVLTKDNTPSILINDRGHRPSRVDVWRWLASWSTRAGFAEPVNPHRFRHGCATALLESGADLRSIQMLLGHASIQTTQIYTNVTTNTMTRTIEEHHPLSQMAEVEK; from the coding sequence ATGGAACTACCTCTTTGGATCGACTTCTTTGATGAACTGCAAAACGTACGTGGACGTTCCCAAAATACGGTGATGGCGTATCGCCGTGACCTGGAACTCTATATCGAATATCGCAAAACCCATAATAACGTGACTGGCTTCTACGAATTTATGAAGAAGCAAAAGCTTTCCACGCGCTCTCAAGCCCGTGTGATCTCTTCCTTGCGCACGTACTTTAAGTTTTGTGAGACCCGTGGCCACAACAGCCCGGAGCTGCGTGAGCTAAGACCACCAAAGGTGAAGGTCGGCTTACCGAAGGTTTTGACTCCCCAGGAGTTCCAGCAGCTGTTTGATGCGGCTGAGGTGAATGATCCGGTGAAAACCGCGCGCAATCAGCTGACGCTGTTATTCCTTTATGGTTTGGGCTGTCGTGTTTCCGAATTGATTTCTCTTAATGTGACGGATTTTAATCAAACAGATCGTTGGATCAAAGTTCTTGGCAAGGGCAGCAAGGAACGTTTGGTTCCTTTGACTGAAAAACTGGCGGAAACATTGACTCAGTATCTGCGCGAGCACCGCTCAGTTCTGACGAAAGACAACACTCCATCAATCCTGATCAATGACCGCGGTCATCGTCCTTCCCGTGTTGACGTGTGGAGATGGCTTGCCAGCTGGTCGACGCGTGCAGGGTTTGCTGAACCGGTAAATCCACATCGCTTCCGTCATGGCTGTGCCACGGCTTTGTTGGAAAGTGGCGCGGACCTGCGTTCGATCCAAATGTTGTTGGGACATGCAAGTATTCAGACGACCCAGATTTATACGAATGTGACGACGAACACGATGACTCGCACTATTGAGGAACATCATCCACTGTCGCAAATGGCGGAAGTGGAAAAATAG
- a CDS encoding ATP-binding protein produces the protein MKLKSLIRENDVLVPVEVEINFTPGLPQIQFLGLPDQGIRESIHRIKSAIRAQGFEFPKSQQVLVNLRPNHLKKSSRGLELAVAMGILWESEQIPKPDDTVMVYGELGLLGEVYEPGDLTTDFEPDGKVLVWTGQTQNTSAVFDRYELGCLQDIREPVEIAAVPREYEVRRPEADLQLRFPERQARLLEVIALGEHSVLLAGPAGSGKSTIARTLSALLAAPTQEDMHTISKNNRGGSEAPLRWRPVVHPHHSTTALGLIGGGVPPFKGEITRAHKGIMILDELLEFNVRAQEALREPMEESMIRIRRSRYVEEFPAESLMIATTNLCPCGDWVPKSKVVCGRSLKKCQSYMERLSGPLVDRFHITFFTKKREDGDSVSGEEILEKLEASRRFRAKLSIQDARFKKLASRWSFEELVLDLPSFYMKELFPKEISSRRRELATLRVARTLADLEQVEKLQPQHVEKALKMTFEPVEALKRLGC, from the coding sequence ATGAAATTAAAATCACTTATTCGCGAAAATGATGTCCTCGTTCCGGTCGAGGTGGAAATCAACTTTACTCCGGGCCTGCCGCAAATCCAGTTTCTGGGTTTGCCTGACCAGGGAATTCGGGAAAGTATTCACCGAATCAAAAGCGCCATTCGTGCGCAAGGTTTTGAATTCCCCAAATCACAACAAGTTTTGGTTAATCTGCGCCCTAATCACTTGAAAAAATCCTCCCGCGGCCTGGAGCTTGCCGTGGCCATGGGGATTTTGTGGGAGTCAGAACAAATCCCGAAGCCTGATGACACTGTGATGGTGTACGGGGAGCTGGGACTTTTAGGAGAAGTTTACGAGCCCGGGGATCTGACCACGGATTTTGAGCCTGACGGAAAAGTCTTAGTATGGACAGGGCAGACACAAAATACTTCGGCGGTTTTTGATCGCTACGAGCTTGGTTGTTTGCAGGATATTCGAGAGCCGGTGGAGATCGCAGCGGTTCCGCGCGAATACGAGGTGCGAAGACCCGAGGCAGATTTGCAGCTTCGCTTTCCGGAACGGCAGGCAAGGCTTTTGGAAGTGATTGCGCTGGGCGAACACTCGGTGCTTTTGGCGGGGCCTGCGGGTTCTGGCAAAAGCACCATCGCACGCACGCTTTCGGCTTTGCTCGCGGCGCCCACCCAGGAAGACATGCACACAATTTCAAAAAATAATCGGGGCGGCAGCGAGGCCCCTCTTCGCTGGCGTCCCGTGGTTCATCCCCATCATTCGACCACCGCTCTTGGGTTGATTGGTGGGGGTGTGCCCCCTTTCAAGGGCGAGATCACCCGGGCCCACAAGGGCATCATGATTCTGGATGAGCTGCTCGAGTTCAACGTGCGCGCGCAGGAGGCTTTGCGCGAGCCCATGGAGGAATCCATGATCCGCATTCGCCGCAGTCGCTACGTTGAGGAGTTCCCGGCAGAGTCATTGATGATTGCGACGACCAACTTATGCCCGTGCGGTGATTGGGTGCCGAAATCGAAAGTCGTCTGCGGCAGATCACTTAAAAAATGTCAGTCCTATATGGAGCGCCTCTCGGGTCCGTTGGTGGATCGGTTTCATATTACGTTTTTCACCAAAAAACGTGAGGACGGGGACTCGGTATCTGGCGAGGAAATCCTGGAAAAGTTGGAGGCCAGTCGCCGCTTTCGCGCGAAGCTTTCGATTCAAGATGCGCGCTTTAAGAAGCTCGCCAGTCGGTGGAGTTTTGAAGAATTGGTTTTGGATCTGCCCAGCTTTTACATGAAAGAACTCTTCCCTAAAGAGATCTCCAGCCGCCGTCGCGAGCTCGCGACGCTGCGAGTCGCCAGAACTCTGGCCGACCTCGAGCAAGTCGAAAAGCTTCAGCCTCAGCATGTTGAGAAGGCCCTCAAGATGACCTTTGAACCCGTCGAAGCGTTAAAACGTCTTGGATGTTGA
- a CDS encoding BrnA antitoxin family protein, protein MKSSKSKLNYGNIEVDERIFDPESTKVRISTMIDADVVFALRERAKNEKTKYQTLINKILRQAVMGGDPLHIDEIEAALLKRGFVKKARG, encoded by the coding sequence ATGAAATCGTCAAAGAGTAAGTTAAATTACGGCAACATCGAAGTGGATGAGCGAATCTTTGATCCCGAAAGTACGAAAGTACGCATTTCAACTATGATTGATGCGGACGTCGTTTTCGCATTAAGGGAGCGGGCGAAAAATGAGAAAACAAAGTATCAGACTCTCATAAATAAGATTTTGCGCCAGGCGGTTATGGGGGGAGACCCTCTTCATATTGATGAGATCGAGGCAGCATTGCTAAAGCGAGGCTTCGTTAAGAAAGCTCGTGGATAG
- a CDS encoding HAD family hydrolase — MLKQFFPAQEFKALLFDFDGTVADTMPAHLSAWNKALAKYDLSMSREQHMSWAGRPTHRIVEMMNELHKSSINPEQFLKEKEVHYLEGLHEVSTIKSVMNVIEHYHGKLPMAIVTGSRRKIVELTMNQLKLQPYFELLVCAEDYTQGKPAPDCFLMAAHQMKITPSDCLVFEDAVLGIQAAHSADMNCLKVNEEYSLIHTR, encoded by the coding sequence ATGTTGAAGCAGTTTTTTCCCGCGCAAGAATTTAAGGCTCTGTTGTTTGATTTTGACGGCACGGTGGCAGACACGATGCCAGCGCACTTAAGCGCCTGGAACAAGGCGCTCGCGAAATACGACCTTTCCATGAGCCGCGAACAGCACATGTCCTGGGCGGGCCGCCCCACTCATCGCATCGTGGAGATGATGAATGAATTGCATAAGTCTTCCATCAATCCTGAGCAATTCCTGAAAGAAAAAGAAGTGCATTACCTGGAAGGTCTGCACGAAGTCAGCACCATCAAATCAGTGATGAATGTGATCGAGCACTATCACGGTAAATTGCCGATGGCGATCGTGACTGGCAGCCGCCGAAAGATCGTTGAACTGACCATGAATCAACTGAAGCTTCAGCCTTATTTTGAACTCTTGGTTTGTGCCGAAGACTATACGCAAGGAAAGCCGGCACCGGATTGTTTCCTAATGGCCGCCCATCAGATGAAAATCACGCCGTCGGACTGTCTGGTTTTTGAAGACGCTGTCTTGGGAATTCAAGCAGCTCACTCTGCGGACATGAACTGCCTGAAGGTCAACGAAGAGTACAGCCTGATCCACACCCGATAG
- a CDS encoding FKBP-type peptidyl-prolyl cis-trans isomerase has translation MDAQVQITDHNLGHGEIASKGALVFIHYTGTLSDGSVFDSSLNHGRPFEFVVGSKKVIQGMSLGVLGMKVGGKRKIHIPAVLAYGERTMGKIPPHSDLTFEVELLESRPRE, from the coding sequence ATGGATGCGCAAGTTCAAATCACCGATCACAACCTTGGCCATGGCGAAATCGCCAGCAAGGGCGCCCTGGTCTTCATTCACTACACCGGCACCCTGAGCGACGGCTCCGTATTTGACTCTTCCTTAAATCACGGACGTCCTTTTGAATTTGTGGTGGGCTCCAAAAAAGTCATCCAAGGCATGAGCCTGGGAGTCTTGGGAATGAAGGTCGGCGGCAAACGGAAAATTCACATCCCCGCAGTCTTGGCCTATGGCGAGCGGACCATGGGCAAGATTCCACCTCACTCGGATCTGACCTTCGAGGTGGAACTATTAGAGTCGCGCCCTCGCGAATAG
- a CDS encoding DUF3817 domain-containing protein: MVQAFKVLGWLEGLSFLTLLFIAMPIKYMAGNPAVVKAMGPIHGFLFIGYVLFANFLASELNWTWKMRIQAFFAAVLPFGTFWFERKYLDAKKA, translated from the coding sequence ATGGTTCAAGCTTTTAAAGTTTTAGGTTGGCTCGAAGGTCTATCTTTCCTGACTCTTCTTTTCATCGCAATGCCGATTAAATACATGGCAGGCAATCCCGCAGTGGTGAAAGCCATGGGTCCGATCCATGGTTTCCTGTTCATCGGTTACGTGTTGTTCGCTAATTTTTTGGCGAGTGAGTTGAATTGGACTTGGAAAATGCGCATTCAGGCTTTCTTTGCGGCGGTTCTGCCATTTGGAACATTCTGGTTCGAAAGAAAATACCTGGACGCTAAAAAAGCGTAA
- a CDS encoding ribonuclease H family protein: protein MYRIWQFLRRIFSGNVFEIYTDGSFKHGKGAWAYVVSRKGVIVCEGFAAQKKTSSNRMEFQAAIEAIKSLPANSRGVLYTDSRVMLEAVEKSERWASNGWVKNQGQPIPEVDLIQELHTLGRAHQIEWRWIKAHSGIEFNERCDELCIRARTKSGDLKDGY from the coding sequence ATGTATCGCATCTGGCAGTTCTTACGACGTATTTTTTCTGGAAATGTTTTTGAAATCTACACGGACGGCAGCTTTAAGCATGGCAAAGGTGCCTGGGCTTATGTGGTGTCGCGCAAGGGTGTTATCGTTTGTGAAGGCTTTGCCGCACAAAAGAAAACCTCCAGCAACCGAATGGAGTTTCAAGCCGCCATTGAAGCCATAAAATCCCTGCCCGCAAACAGTCGCGGTGTCCTTTACACCGATTCACGAGTGATGCTGGAGGCGGTTGAAAAAAGTGAGCGCTGGGCCAGCAATGGCTGGGTGAAAAATCAAGGGCAGCCTATTCCGGAAGTGGACCTGATTCAGGAGCTTCATACTCTGGGACGGGCGCATCAGATTGAGTGGCGCTGGATTAAGGCGCACTCTGGCATCGAGTTTAACGAAAGATGTGACGAGCTTTGTATTCGTGCTAGAACCAAGTCCGGAGATCTTAAAGATGGATATTGA
- a CDS encoding YheU family protein: MDIDYDQQNEEVKPPVAIPVEQLSAEILDAVIESFILREGTDYGVVEISLEKKKEQIHRQLKKNEIRIVYDFNTESVTMMADRDWKKLPKS; the protein is encoded by the coding sequence ATGGATATTGATTACGATCAGCAAAACGAAGAAGTAAAGCCACCCGTGGCAATTCCCGTGGAGCAGCTCAGCGCCGAGATCCTGGATGCCGTGATTGAGTCTTTTATATTGCGTGAAGGTACTGATTACGGAGTCGTGGAAATTTCACTCGAGAAAAAGAAAGAGCAGATCCATCGTCAGCTTAAGAAAAACGAAATTCGTATCGTTTATGATTTCAATACTGAATCGGTGACAATGATGGCCGATCGCGATTGGAAAAAGCTGCCGAAGTCCTAA